Proteins encoded in a region of the Acidobacteriota bacterium genome:
- the terL gene encoding phage terminase large subunit produces MEKPEDENFRPEKRPFDVWLREAEGHWTWDWPHQLRIYEKLQMMTEGTAKRLMIFMPPRHSKSETVTVRYAAWRMLREPGMRVILGCYNQRLANRFSRKIRRLVDTRVGLSPARKAVDEWETKAGGGLCAVGVGAGVTGYGAELIVIDDPVKNRAEAESIAYRERTWDWFNDDIYTRLEPGASIVLIQTLWHEDDLAGRLLAEAADGGEEWEVLSLPAIAEEDTADWRDAGEALCPERYDRDAFDRIKKKIGSYAFASLYQQRPVPRDGGLFKRGWFTQVVEKAPEGLRWCRAYDLAISTKTSADYTASFRCAVDGDDNVYIADGFRGRIDYPEQQRYVLERFKEEPRTIHVFEEALHGRAFVQSLRREALRKGIALRCERVDRDKFTRALVWAALAEAGKVFLVRGAWMDEFIEEAVAFPGGKHDDQIDAVSLAVQTLTFAKRGKSHGF; encoded by the coding sequence GTGGAGAAACCAGAAGACGAAAACTTCAGGCCCGAAAAGCGCCCGTTCGATGTGTGGCTGCGCGAGGCCGAGGGCCACTGGACCTGGGACTGGCCGCACCAGCTCCGCATCTACGAAAAGCTCCAAATGATGACCGAAGGAACAGCAAAACGCCTGATGATCTTTATGCCGCCGCGGCACTCGAAGTCTGAGACCGTGACGGTCCGCTATGCGGCCTGGCGGATGCTTCGCGAGCCCGGGATGCGGGTCATTCTCGGCTGCTATAACCAGCGGCTGGCGAATCGCTTTTCGCGAAAGATCCGGCGGCTGGTCGATACGCGAGTTGGGCTTTCGCCGGCTCGTAAGGCGGTAGATGAATGGGAAACAAAGGCCGGCGGCGGGCTTTGCGCGGTCGGCGTTGGGGCGGGAGTTACGGGCTACGGCGCGGAGCTGATCGTCATCGACGACCCCGTAAAGAATCGTGCCGAGGCCGAGAGCATCGCCTACCGCGAGCGGACGTGGGATTGGTTCAATGACGACATCTACACGCGGCTCGAGCCCGGTGCTTCGATCGTGCTGATCCAGACCCTCTGGCATGAGGACGACCTCGCGGGCCGGTTACTCGCCGAAGCGGCCGATGGCGGCGAAGAGTGGGAAGTGCTTTCGCTGCCCGCAATTGCCGAGGAAGACACGGCCGACTGGCGCGATGCGGGCGAGGCCCTTTGCCCCGAGCGCTACGACCGCGATGCCTTTGACCGCATCAAGAAAAAGATCGGGAGCTACGCCTTCGCATCGCTCTATCAGCAGCGGCCGGTGCCGCGGGACGGCGGGCTTTTCAAACGCGGCTGGTTCACCCAGGTCGTCGAGAAAGCTCCGGAAGGGCTTCGCTGGTGCCGGGCATATGACCTGGCGATCTCAACGAAGACCTCGGCCGACTACACGGCTTCGTTCCGATGTGCGGTCGATGGGGACGACAACGTTTACATCGCCGACGGCTTTCGCGGCCGCATCGATTATCCCGAGCAGCAGCGGTACGTCCTCGAGCGATTCAAGGAAGAGCCGCGGACGATCCACGTTTTTGAAGAGGCACTGCACGGGCGGGCGTTTGTCCAATCGCTCCGCCGCGAGGCGCTCCGCAAGGGCATCGCGCTCCGCTGCGAGCGCGTTGACCGCGACAAGTTCACGCGGGCGCTCGTTTGGGCGGCGCTTGCCGAGGCGGGCAAAGTCTTTCTCGTCCGTGGTGCCTGGATGGATGAATTCATTGAGGAGGCCGTCGCCTTTCCGGGCGGGAAGCACGACGACCAGATCGACGCCGTCTCGCTGGCGGTGCAGACGCTGACCTTTGCCAAGCGAGGCAAGTCACACGGATTTTGA
- a CDS encoding phage portal protein, producing the protein MNEHIEEAINEFRRRGGRYARTERYYRGDHDLAFATEKFANTFGSLFREFAMNLCPAVTDAVRDRLRVAGFAGEAGELAESIWRRTRMPIRSGEVHREALVNGDAYVIVWPDEAGRAAIYPQRAANCAVIYDEEHPGRVLRAAKHWRTADGRTRLNLFYPDRIERYITAKAGEAALPEAREFVPFMEAGGRMANPFGAVPVFHFANNADIGARGRSELEAAIPVQDGLNKAVLDMLVAMEFSAYRQRWAAGIEIEYDNEGNAVAPFKAGIDHLWVTENPNARFGDFETAGLDQFIKVKDSFRIDVASVTGTPMYYLMPHTRGFPSGDALRRAESRLAAKVRDRQAAFGHTWAEAMAFALRIEGRGAEVETRWEPVDDR; encoded by the coding sequence ATGAATGAACACATTGAAGAAGCGATAAATGAATTTCGGCGGCGCGGCGGGCGATATGCCCGCACCGAGCGCTACTACCGCGGCGACCACGACCTCGCATTTGCGACCGAGAAGTTTGCCAATACCTTCGGCTCGCTCTTTCGCGAATTTGCGATGAACCTTTGCCCAGCGGTTACGGATGCCGTCCGCGATCGGCTCCGCGTTGCGGGCTTTGCGGGCGAAGCGGGAGAGCTTGCGGAGAGCATCTGGCGGCGGACGCGGATGCCGATCCGCTCGGGCGAAGTGCACCGCGAAGCGCTCGTCAATGGCGATGCCTATGTCATCGTTTGGCCGGACGAAGCCGGCCGGGCGGCTATCTATCCGCAGCGGGCGGCGAACTGCGCCGTGATCTATGACGAAGAGCATCCGGGCCGCGTGCTCAGGGCGGCAAAGCACTGGCGGACGGCCGATGGGCGAACGCGGCTTAACCTTTTTTACCCCGACCGCATCGAGCGATATATCACAGCGAAAGCCGGCGAGGCCGCTCTTCCGGAGGCCCGCGAGTTCGTGCCTTTTATGGAAGCGGGCGGGCGGATGGCGAACCCATTCGGGGCAGTGCCGGTCTTTCACTTTGCCAATAATGCGGACATCGGTGCACGCGGCCGCTCGGAGCTAGAGGCGGCGATACCGGTGCAGGACGGGCTCAATAAGGCAGTGCTCGATATGCTGGTCGCGATGGAATTTTCGGCCTATCGGCAGCGGTGGGCGGCGGGGATCGAGATCGAATACGACAACGAGGGGAACGCGGTCGCGCCGTTCAAGGCGGGCATCGATCACCTTTGGGTGACGGAGAACCCGAACGCTCGGTTCGGCGATTTTGAGACGGCGGGGCTTGATCAGTTCATCAAGGTAAAGGACAGCTTTCGCATCGATGTTGCGTCCGTCACGGGCACGCCGATGTATTACCTGATGCCGCACACCCGGGGCTTCCCGAGCGGCGATGCGCTCCGGCGGGCGGAGTCGCGGCTTGCGGCAAAGGTCCGCGACCGGCAAGCCGCATTCGGCCACACCTGGGCCGAAGCAATGGCCTTCGCCCTCCGCATCGAAGGCCGCGGGGCGGAGGTTGAAACGCGGTGGGAGCCGGTTGATGATCGGTGA
- a CDS encoding RNA-dependent DNA polymerase — MNLEAIIERALLTECDKLIGKFHAYHNTRHLEHIRNEKRLANPPPKKIYQPSHWAIDPKFNPFYVKSRRRRIARSIAKKIESGQYTPNSAHVKKVPKASGGFRDVAVYQIPDAAVSTVFYRHLLAKNRHRFSSFSYAYRADRNVHFAIQDIWLDISAEARLFVAEFDFSDFFGSISHEYLEKQFDENGFSISDMERKVIRSFLCERDQGIPQGTSISLFLANLVCWRLDQAFEKHGVKFARYADDTVVWSSNYTKICDAFNILNRFSQDAGIPMNLGDGKTQGISLLSRDGLPVEMKSAKTEVEFLGYSISVDHVAIKKSSVKRIKKQISYLLYRNLIQPLKGPRLLGLEIPNNDRDVALLTAMMQVRRYLFGGLTNQQLLNYVSGRTKRIYFKGVMSFYPLITDESQLKTLDGWLVSVIHRTVKLRSRLLANWGYDCSHIFPFNVGREDILESYRKVNINGHSLLEVPSFLLIHRALRVGLKQEGIERVMNPDPKNYLYGS; from the coding sequence ATGAACCTAGAAGCGATCATCGAAAGAGCTTTGTTGACCGAGTGTGACAAATTGATAGGCAAATTCCATGCTTACCATAACACACGACACTTAGAGCATATTCGAAACGAGAAACGACTCGCCAATCCCCCACCCAAGAAAATATATCAACCGAGTCACTGGGCTATCGACCCAAAGTTCAATCCGTTCTATGTAAAGAGTCGTCGGAGGCGGATCGCTCGTTCGATTGCGAAGAAAATTGAGTCGGGTCAATATACGCCGAATTCGGCCCATGTAAAAAAGGTCCCCAAAGCAAGCGGTGGATTTCGCGATGTTGCGGTGTATCAAATTCCGGACGCTGCAGTCTCAACAGTTTTTTACAGACATCTATTGGCGAAAAACAGACACAGGTTCAGCTCGTTTTCATACGCTTATCGAGCAGATCGAAATGTTCATTTTGCGATCCAAGATATCTGGCTGGACATTTCCGCAGAAGCCCGCCTGTTTGTAGCAGAATTCGATTTTTCGGATTTCTTCGGTTCCATCTCGCACGAGTATCTTGAAAAACAGTTCGATGAAAATGGCTTTTCTATAAGCGACATGGAGCGCAAAGTCATTCGGTCTTTTTTGTGCGAACGGGATCAAGGTATCCCGCAAGGCACTTCGATATCACTTTTCTTGGCAAATCTAGTCTGTTGGCGCCTCGACCAAGCTTTCGAGAAACACGGGGTCAAGTTTGCGAGGTACGCAGACGACACCGTAGTGTGGAGTTCAAACTACACTAAGATTTGTGATGCGTTCAACATACTCAATAGGTTTTCGCAAGACGCTGGAATTCCCATGAACCTTGGTGATGGCAAAACACAAGGAATCAGTCTGTTGTCCCGGGACGGTTTACCCGTCGAGATGAAAAGTGCAAAAACCGAAGTCGAGTTTCTCGGATATTCAATCTCGGTAGATCACGTCGCTATTAAGAAAAGTTCTGTCAAGCGAATCAAAAAGCAAATATCTTACTTGCTTTACCGCAACCTTATTCAACCATTGAAAGGTCCGAGACTTTTGGGTCTCGAAATACCGAATAATGACCGTGACGTTGCGCTGTTGACAGCGATGATGCAAGTCCGCCGCTATCTCTTTGGTGGACTTACAAACCAACAGCTCCTTAATTACGTCAGTGGTAGAACAAAGCGAATTTACTTCAAAGGCGTCATGAGTTTTTACCCGCTAATAACCGACGAGTCTCAACTTAAAACACTCGATGGCTGGCTTGTTTCTGTTATTCACCGGACCGTTAAGCTTCGTTCAAGACTTTTGGCCAACTGGGGCTACGATTGCTCCCATATTTTTCCTTTCAACGTTGGCCGTGAAGACATTCTTGAAAGTTATAGAAAGGTTAATATTAACGGTCACAGCTTACTAGAAGTACCCAGTTTTCTATTGATTCACCGTGCCCTGAGAGTGGGTCTTAAACAAGAAGGCATCGAGCGAGTAATGAATCCGGATCCAAAGAATTATCTTTATGGCTCGTGA